The following coding sequences are from one Bacteroidota bacterium window:
- a CDS encoding DUF2795 domain-containing protein — protein sequence MYWTLELASYLSDAPWPATKDELIDYAIRTGAPLEVVENLQSIEDEEDSYESIEEIWPDYPSDEDFLWNEDEY from the coding sequence ATGTATTGGACTTTAGAATTAGCATCATACCTAAGCGATGCACCATGGCCTGCTACTAAAGACGAACTTATTGATTACGCTATTCGTACAGGAGCGCCTCTTGAGGTTGTAGAAAACCTACAATCAATCGAAGATGAGGAAGACAGTTATGAGTCAATTGAAGAAATCTGGCCGGATTATCCTTCGGATGAAGATTTTCTATGGAATGAGGATGAATATTAG